Proteins encoded by one window of Chondromyces crocatus:
- a CDS encoding enoyl-CoA hydratase/isomerase family protein → MSTTSLVTVERDGHLAIVTIQRPDKLNALNPTVLRELTQAFQALIDAPAPSEVRAAVLTGAGRAFVAGADIAEMAAMNSVEARRFAELGHRLCALIEDAPFPVIAAVNGAALGGGCELALACDFIHAAEGAKLGQPEVNLGVIPGFGGTQRLTRRIGPGRARELIYTGDMITAEQAHALGLVNAVHPAADLLSRVRDIALKIASRGPLAVAAAKRVILRGEGTDLVSANELEAQAFATLFGSEDQKAGMKAFLEKGKATFTGK, encoded by the coding sequence ATGTCCACCACCTCTCTCGTCACGGTCGAGCGCGACGGCCACCTCGCCATCGTGACCATCCAGCGCCCTGACAAGCTGAACGCCCTCAACCCGACGGTCCTTCGCGAGCTCACCCAGGCCTTCCAGGCGCTCATCGACGCGCCTGCACCGTCCGAGGTCCGCGCCGCCGTGCTCACCGGCGCCGGCCGCGCCTTCGTCGCTGGCGCGGACATCGCCGAGATGGCCGCCATGAACAGCGTCGAGGCGCGGCGCTTCGCCGAGCTCGGCCACCGCCTCTGCGCTCTGATCGAAGACGCGCCCTTCCCGGTCATCGCCGCGGTGAACGGCGCCGCCCTCGGCGGCGGCTGCGAGCTGGCCCTCGCCTGCGACTTCATCCACGCGGCGGAGGGCGCCAAGCTCGGCCAGCCCGAGGTCAACCTCGGCGTCATCCCGGGCTTCGGTGGCACCCAGCGGCTCACCCGGCGCATCGGCCCGGGCCGCGCTCGCGAGCTCATCTACACCGGCGACATGATCACCGCCGAGCAGGCCCACGCCCTCGGCCTCGTCAACGCTGTCCACCCGGCCGCCGACCTGCTCTCCCGCGTGCGCGACATCGCCCTCAAGATCGCCAGCCGCGGCCCCCTCGCCGTGGCCGCGGCCAAGCGGGTCATCCTCCGCGGCGAAGGCACCGATCTCGTCAGCGCCAACGAGCTGGAGGCGCAGGCGTTCGCCACGCTGTTCGGGAGCGAGGATCAGAAGGCCGGCATGAAGGCCTTCCTGGAGAAGGGCAAAGCGACCTTCACCGGGAAGTAG
- a CDS encoding 3-hydroxyacyl-CoA dehydrogenase family protein: METTIRRLGVIGAGQMGRGIAQVAASAGLEVLLCDVSRDVAESGKGQIASILGKQVDKGKMTAEARQDLLDRITPAGGMEDLATTDMAVEAATENVDLKLDLFRRADAALPAGAILASNTSSISITRLAGATKRPDLVIGMHFMNPVPLMKLVEIVRGVQTSEATYTTVRALSERLGKTVIVSKDQPGFIVNRMLIPFLNEACFVLQEGIGEPEDIDAGARLGLNHPMGPLELADLIGLDTVLAIAEVLHRELGDSKYRPPVLLRNLVAAGWYGRKTGRGFYIYDAKGQRTGRAV, encoded by the coding sequence ATGGAAACGACGATCAGGCGGCTCGGGGTCATCGGGGCGGGGCAGATGGGGCGGGGCATCGCCCAGGTGGCGGCTTCCGCCGGGCTGGAAGTGCTCCTCTGTGATGTGAGCCGGGACGTGGCGGAGTCTGGCAAGGGCCAGATCGCGTCCATCCTGGGCAAGCAGGTAGACAAGGGAAAGATGACGGCGGAGGCGCGTCAGGATCTCCTCGACCGCATCACGCCTGCCGGCGGCATGGAGGATCTCGCGACGACGGACATGGCGGTCGAAGCGGCCACCGAGAACGTCGATCTCAAGCTCGACCTCTTCCGACGCGCCGACGCGGCCCTCCCGGCGGGCGCCATCCTGGCCTCCAACACCTCCTCGATCTCGATCACCCGCCTCGCCGGTGCCACCAAGCGCCCCGATCTCGTGATCGGCATGCACTTCATGAACCCCGTTCCCCTCATGAAGCTCGTGGAGATCGTCCGCGGCGTGCAGACCTCCGAAGCCACCTACACGACCGTCCGCGCCCTCTCGGAGCGGCTCGGCAAGACGGTCATCGTCTCGAAGGACCAGCCCGGCTTCATCGTGAACCGCATGCTCATCCCGTTCCTCAACGAGGCCTGCTTCGTCCTCCAGGAAGGCATCGGCGAGCCTGAAGACATCGACGCCGGCGCGCGCCTCGGCCTCAACCACCCCATGGGCCCCCTCGAACTCGCGGACCTCATCGGCCTGGACACCGTGCTCGCCATCGCCGAGGTCCTCCACCGGGAGCTGGGTGACTCCAAGTACCGCCCCCCCGTGCTCCTCCGGAACCTCGTCGCCGCCGGGTGGTACGGCCGCAAGACGGGCCGCGGCTTCTACATTTACGACGCCAAGGGCCAGCGCACCGGCCGCGCCGTCTGA